A single genomic interval of Methylobacterium bullatum harbors:
- the pctC gene encoding Methyl-accepting chemotaxis protein PctC, which produces MATLSFKAAMAGSASLAAIFAVGTVFLTEQIGDSFATQAEALQRETLSNEARAVRGRLDELAQVAKNIALVAGAMRSNGVKDRAAYDAALKRLLEENPAILGTWTGWEANALDARDTEFAGGSTSDATGRFLPYWNRGSGAIVREVLTGYEDPVEGAYYQQPKSLNRPAAIEPYIYPVAGKDTMIMSFGAPITVDGKFLGVGGIDIDLSAMSQAVASVRPFGTGYVTLVSAQGGAVAYPDAKAVGNPLVKLDPAAAMAARRAVETGERVQEVVTGPDSRSWRYMAEPIQAGATKDRWAIVTAVPVATLTAAADRAQWFLIGISALCVLASSAILFALIRRLVGVPIRALGTTIGGMAAGDYNAPVPQADRRDEVGLVGKAVVGLRDSLRQSAEAEERRKEAARVMADEQRRAGTRGLADGFENAVGGIVGLVASAATELQATAREMADTAARTAGQSDTVANAARDAAANVTAVATAVEELGSSVQEIARQVSGSSQLAQEAVDEALQTFGFVEALSGAVAKIGDMVTMINAIAAQTNLLALNATIEAARAGEAGRGFAVVASEVKELANQTARVTQDIAGQIAVIQGSTDQAVTAIGTITDRIKEISTVATTIAVAVEQQGAATQEIVRNVSLAAVGTGEVTANVTGVADAALHTGAAADQVLISASELSRQSEHLGSEVRHFLANVRAA; this is translated from the coding sequence ATGGCCACACTCTCCTTCAAGGCCGCAATGGCCGGCAGCGCGTCGCTGGCGGCGATCTTCGCCGTCGGAACGGTTTTCCTGACCGAGCAGATCGGCGACTCGTTCGCCACCCAGGCCGAGGCGCTGCAGCGGGAGACGCTGTCGAACGAGGCGCGCGCCGTGCGGGGTCGCCTGGACGAGCTCGCCCAGGTCGCCAAGAACATCGCCTTGGTCGCTGGCGCCATGCGGAGCAACGGCGTCAAGGATCGCGCGGCTTACGATGCGGCGCTCAAGCGGCTGCTGGAGGAAAACCCCGCCATCCTCGGCACGTGGACCGGGTGGGAGGCCAACGCCCTCGACGCGCGCGACACCGAGTTCGCCGGTGGTTCCACCTCCGACGCCACCGGGCGCTTCCTGCCGTACTGGAACCGTGGCAGCGGCGCCATCGTGCGGGAAGTGCTCACCGGCTACGAGGACCCCGTGGAGGGCGCCTATTATCAGCAGCCCAAATCGCTGAACCGGCCCGCCGCCATCGAGCCGTACATCTACCCCGTGGCGGGGAAGGACACGATGATCATGTCCTTCGGGGCACCGATCACGGTGGACGGCAAGTTCCTCGGCGTCGGAGGCATCGACATCGATCTGTCCGCCATGAGCCAGGCCGTGGCTTCGGTCCGGCCTTTCGGCACCGGCTACGTCACTCTCGTCTCCGCTCAGGGCGGAGCGGTGGCGTATCCGGATGCGAAGGCCGTCGGCAACCCCCTCGTCAAGCTGGATCCCGCGGCTGCCATGGCGGCGCGACGGGCGGTCGAGACCGGGGAGCGCGTGCAGGAGGTCGTGACCGGGCCCGATTCCCGATCCTGGCGTTACATGGCCGAGCCGATCCAGGCCGGGGCGACGAAGGATCGCTGGGCGATCGTCACCGCCGTTCCCGTCGCGACGCTGACGGCCGCGGCCGACCGGGCGCAATGGTTCCTCATCGGCATCTCGGCCCTGTGCGTCCTGGCGAGCTCCGCCATTCTCTTCGCCCTCATCCGGCGTCTCGTCGGCGTGCCGATCCGGGCGCTCGGCACCACCATCGGCGGCATGGCCGCGGGCGATTACAATGCGCCCGTGCCGCAGGCGGACCGCCGGGACGAAGTGGGGCTCGTGGGCAAGGCCGTCGTCGGGCTGCGCGACTCCCTGCGGCAGAGCGCGGAGGCGGAGGAGCGCCGGAAGGAAGCGGCCCGGGTGATGGCGGACGAGCAGCGTCGGGCCGGCACGCGGGGCCTGGCCGATGGCTTCGAGAACGCCGTGGGCGGCATCGTGGGCCTCGTCGCCTCGGCCGCCACGGAATTGCAGGCCACCGCACGCGAGATGGCCGACACCGCCGCCCGCACGGCCGGCCAATCCGACACGGTCGCCAATGCGGCCCGTGACGCGGCGGCGAACGTGACCGCCGTCGCGACGGCGGTGGAGGAACTGGGAAGCTCCGTTCAGGAGATCGCCCGGCAGGTGAGCGGTTCGAGCCAATTGGCGCAGGAGGCCGTCGACGAAGCCCTGCAGACCTTCGGTTTCGTGGAGGCCCTGAGCGGGGCGGTGGCGAAGATCGGCGACATGGTGACGATGATCAACGCCATCGCCGCGCAAACCAACCTGCTCGCCCTCAACGCGACCATCGAGGCGGCGCGCGCCGGCGAAGCCGGCCGCGGATTCGCCGTGGTCGCCTCGGAGGTCAAGGAACTCGCCAACCAGACCGCGCGCGTCACTCAGGACATCGCGGGCCAGATCGCCGTGATCCAGGGCTCCACCGACCAAGCCGTGACGGCGATCGGCACCATCACCGACCGGATCAAGGAGATCAGTACGGTGGCGACCACGATCGCGGTGGCCGTGGAGCAGCAGGGTGCGGCGACGCAGGAGATCGTCCGCAACGTCTCCCTGGCGGCCGTCGGCACCGGTGAGGTGACCGCGAACGTCACGGGCGTGGCCGATGCCGCCCTGCATACCGGCGCCGCGGCGGATCAGGTGCTGATCTCGGCATCGGAACTGTCGCGCCAATCGGAACATCTCGGCTCCGAAGTGCGGCACTTCCTGGCCAATGTCCGGGCCGCCTGA
- the mcpB gene encoding Methyl-accepting chemotaxis protein McpB, with protein sequence MLDADAFLQNLSSRIDGFMYSGLNNADYNMTYLSDGFERLLGYDVASFLRNGTSFSSLIHADDLPAVDAAVGAALSASARWQISYRVKTAGGRWKHVLETGGGRADAAGEIAYLDGIVIDFGRANDLADRIQSGQAALDAIDRASDQMIEMLRSLKMLSLNARIEAARSGEAGAGFGVVAKEMGQLAALGDDVTKAVGTELGHLKSALRL encoded by the coding sequence ATGCTCGATGCTGACGCCTTCCTGCAGAATTTATCGAGCAGAATAGATGGCTTTATGTATAGCGGCCTCAATAATGCCGATTACAATATGACCTATCTATCGGATGGCTTCGAGAGATTGTTGGGGTATGACGTCGCCTCGTTTCTGAGGAACGGGACGAGCTTTTCGAGCCTGATCCATGCGGACGACCTGCCTGCGGTCGATGCAGCCGTTGGGGCCGCCCTTAGCGCGAGCGCGCGCTGGCAGATCAGCTACCGGGTCAAGACGGCCGGCGGCAGGTGGAAACACGTGCTCGAAACCGGCGGCGGCCGCGCCGATGCCGCGGGCGAGATCGCCTATCTCGACGGCATCGTCATTGACTTCGGACGCGCCAACGACTTAGCGGACAGAATCCAGTCCGGCCAGGCTGCGCTGGATGCGATCGACCGGGCCTCGGATCAGATGATCGAGATGCTGCGATCCCTGAAGATGCTCTCCCTGAACGCCCGGATCGAAGCGGCGCGTTCCGGCGAGGCCGGGGCCGGATTCGGCGTCGTCGCCAAGGAGATGGGCCAGCTCGCCGCGCTCGGTGACGATGTGACGAAAGCCGTCGGCACCGAACTCGGTCACTTGAAGAGCGCCCTGCGATTATAG
- the cya_18 gene encoding Bifunctional hemolysin/adenylate cyclase: MSYYIDFFDNVAPVSFNGGMRGDILRGGSGNDILNGGAGRDALEGGAGSDTFDGGAGIDTVSYEHSTDGVQIVLLGQTDGYGTDGDANGDTWIGIENARGGSGDDRISGSDDPGVNLIEGGGGADDISADDSDVVSYEHSEDAVSIDLLNGINTGGDAADDTFSGVQNVRGSSHDDTLIGNDGANTLRGGGGIDTLEGGFGNDRLVITETPADIDGGADKDFLFVDGGGTVALSDGAFAAIEAVYVRNDTHLDMSAVSTGSTIVSQSTVGHAVEIIGSTGSDRIKAGKAGDAIEGGASGDKLFAGSGADTFQFQAGFGRDNVYGFDVATDHIHIAIEGIDALDITLTPFHDGGRDTLVTFTGIEGTNKLILHDVTVAEIQAELQAEPSDLFTFGA; the protein is encoded by the coding sequence ATGAGTTATTACATCGATTTTTTCGATAATGTCGCTCCAGTGAGCTTCAACGGGGGAATGCGTGGCGACATCCTTCGCGGTGGATCGGGCAATGACATCCTTAATGGCGGCGCCGGCAGGGATGCGCTAGAGGGCGGCGCCGGCAGCGACACCTTCGACGGTGGCGCCGGAATCGACACGGTCAGCTACGAGCACTCGACTGACGGGGTGCAGATCGTGCTTCTCGGTCAGACCGATGGGTACGGCACGGATGGCGATGCGAATGGCGATACTTGGATCGGCATCGAGAACGCCAGGGGCGGCTCCGGGGACGATAGGATTTCCGGAAGTGACGATCCCGGCGTCAACCTGATCGAAGGCGGAGGCGGTGCGGACGATATCAGCGCCGATGACAGCGACGTCGTGAGCTACGAGCACTCGGAAGACGCCGTCTCCATCGATCTTCTGAATGGCATCAATACTGGCGGCGATGCAGCCGACGACACGTTTTCCGGTGTTCAGAACGTTCGGGGCAGTTCCCACGACGATACCCTCATCGGCAACGATGGCGCCAACACCCTGCGCGGCGGAGGCGGAATCGACACCCTCGAGGGTGGCTTCGGCAACGATCGGCTGGTGATCACGGAGACGCCGGCCGATATCGATGGCGGAGCGGACAAGGACTTCCTGTTCGTGGATGGCGGTGGGACCGTCGCGCTGAGCGACGGCGCATTCGCCGCCATCGAAGCCGTCTACGTCCGTAACGACACGCATCTGGACATGTCCGCCGTGAGCACCGGTTCCACGATCGTGTCGCAGTCCACGGTCGGCCACGCCGTCGAGATCATCGGCAGTACGGGATCCGACCGCATCAAGGCCGGCAAGGCCGGGGACGCGATCGAGGGTGGGGCAAGCGGCGACAAGCTGTTCGCCGGCTCGGGCGCCGACACTTTCCAGTTCCAGGCGGGCTTCGGTCGCGACAACGTCTACGGCTTCGACGTCGCGACCGATCACATCCATATCGCCATCGAGGGCATCGACGCCCTCGATATCACGCTCACGCCGTTCCACGACGGCGGCCGGGACACCCTCGTGACCTTCACGGGCATCGAGGGCACCAACAAGCTCATCCTGCACGACGTGACCGTGGCCGAGATTCAGGCGGAGCTTCAGGCCGAGCCGAGCGACCTGTTCACGTTCGGCGCCTGA
- the amiC_3 gene encoding Aliphatic amidase expression-regulating protein: MASKDEGSAHLRLRRRLLLGLAAAPFVAATRSSSVLAADTATAAVNTTGLAVTDSEVTVGILHSVTGTMAISETGATQAEKLAFEEINAAGGILGRKIKVIQEDGASDWPTFAEKAKKLLVNDHCAAIFGCFTSASRKAALPVIEQYNGLLYYPTFYEGLEQSKNVIYTGQEATQQILASLDWVHKEKGGDSFFFIGSDYIWPRTSNKIARKHIESVLKGKVVGEEYFPFGHTQFNSVINKIKLTKPKVIFVTVVGGSNVAFYKQLKASGIDLSKQTLLTLSVTEDEVEGIGGDNIAGAYSCMKYFQSIENENNKAFVTAFHKMWGEKTVIGDVTQAAYLGPFLWKMACEKAGSFDVDKVVAASPGLEFKAAPEGYVRVDPNHHLWSKTRVGKAKADGQFEVVYTSPELIKPDPFPKGYQ; the protein is encoded by the coding sequence ATGGCGTCAAAAGACGAAGGCAGCGCTCATCTTCGGCTTCGTCGCCGGCTGCTGCTCGGTCTGGCAGCCGCACCCTTCGTCGCCGCCACGAGAAGTTCGTCCGTCCTCGCGGCCGATACCGCCACCGCCGCCGTGAACACGACGGGCCTCGCCGTCACCGACAGCGAGGTGACCGTCGGCATCCTCCATTCCGTCACCGGCACCATGGCGATCTCCGAGACCGGCGCCACACAGGCCGAGAAGCTCGCCTTCGAAGAGATCAACGCCGCCGGCGGCATCCTCGGCCGCAAGATCAAGGTGATCCAGGAGGACGGCGCGTCCGACTGGCCGACCTTCGCCGAAAAGGCCAAGAAGCTCCTCGTCAACGACCATTGCGCGGCGATCTTCGGCTGCTTTACCTCGGCCTCGCGCAAGGCGGCGCTGCCGGTGATCGAGCAGTATAACGGCCTGCTCTACTATCCGACATTCTACGAGGGATTGGAGCAGTCCAAGAACGTCATCTATACCGGGCAGGAGGCGACGCAGCAGATCCTCGCCAGCCTCGACTGGGTCCACAAGGAGAAGGGCGGCGACAGCTTCTTCTTCATCGGTTCGGATTACATCTGGCCGCGCACCTCGAACAAAATCGCCCGCAAGCACATCGAGAGCGTGCTCAAGGGAAAGGTCGTCGGCGAGGAGTACTTTCCGTTCGGCCACACCCAGTTCAACTCGGTCATCAACAAGATCAAGCTCACCAAGCCGAAGGTGATCTTCGTCACCGTCGTCGGCGGCTCGAACGTGGCGTTCTACAAGCAGCTCAAGGCCTCCGGCATCGATCTCTCGAAACAGACCCTGCTCACCCTGTCCGTCACGGAGGATGAGGTCGAGGGTATCGGCGGCGACAACATCGCCGGCGCCTATTCCTGCATGAAGTACTTCCAGTCCATCGAGAACGAGAACAACAAGGCCTTCGTCACCGCCTTTCACAAGATGTGGGGCGAGAAGACCGTCATCGGCGACGTAACCCAGGCCGCCTATCTCGGCCCGTTCCTGTGGAAGATGGCCTGCGAGAAGGCCGGCTCGTTCGATGTGGACAAGGTCGTCGCGGCCTCGCCGGGCCTGGAATTCAAGGCCGCGCCGGAAGGCTACGTGCGCGTCGATCCGAACCACCACCTCTGGTCGAAGACCCGCGTCGGCAAGGCCAAGGCCGATGGCCAGTTCGAGGTCGTTTATACGAGCCCGGAGCTGATCAAGCCGGACCCCTTCCCCAAGGGGTACCAGTAG
- the ureD_1 gene encoding Urease accessory protein UreD produces the protein MVFVRGGGTTVLSRQVVPYPFHITRPFRMYPDHPDIATLYLQSASGGLYRADRLGLDITAKPGSRAHVTTQSATVVHDTGAYAARQDTRLAIASDASLALHPDPMILFPGSALDLDTRIVLGRDARAIVSEGFASHDPTGMGRPFSRITLLLRIETEDGRILVNERSSVDGATLAGPASPMGAYAAYGSMAILGGVEGHPDIAALQGAADAVGCLCGASPLPNAAGLAVRVLAPNGGALSTGMDAVFAFAFAALFGVAPARRRK, from the coding sequence ATGGTCTTCGTGCGCGGCGGTGGCACCACGGTGCTGTCGCGGCAGGTGGTGCCCTATCCGTTTCACATCACCCGGCCGTTCCGGATGTATCCGGACCATCCCGACATCGCGACGCTGTATCTCCAATCCGCCTCCGGCGGCCTCTACCGCGCCGACCGCCTGGGCCTCGACATCACGGCGAAGCCCGGAAGCCGCGCCCACGTCACCACGCAATCGGCCACCGTCGTCCATGACACCGGCGCTTACGCCGCGCGCCAGGACACGCGTCTGGCCATCGCCAGCGACGCGAGCCTGGCGCTGCATCCCGATCCGATGATCCTGTTCCCCGGCTCGGCGCTGGATCTCGACACCCGCATAGTCCTCGGCCGTGATGCGCGCGCCATCGTCAGCGAAGGCTTCGCCAGCCACGATCCGACCGGCATGGGCCGGCCGTTCTCCCGGATCACGCTATTGCTGCGGATCGAGACCGAGGATGGACGCATCCTCGTCAACGAGCGCTCCTCGGTCGACGGCGCGACCCTGGCGGGCCCTGCCTCCCCCATGGGCGCCTACGCGGCCTATGGCTCGATGGCGATCCTCGGGGGCGTCGAGGGCCATCCCGACATCGCCGCGCTGCAGGGCGCCGCCGATGCGGTGGGGTGCCTGTGCGGGGCGAGCCCGTTGCCCAACGCCGCCGGACTGGCCGTGCGGGTCCTCGCGCCCAACGGGGGCGCCCTGTCGACGGGGATGGATGCGGTCTTCGCGTTCGCCTTCGCTGCTCTGTTCGGTGTCGCCCCCGCGCGCCGTCGCAAGTGA
- the ureG_1 gene encoding Urease accessory protein UreG, with product MPDTAMILTPSPARASAARIGIGGPVGSGKTALIERLIPVLAGCGVDLAIVTNDLVTKEDAERLRRSGLIDPARVSAVEAGACPHTVIREDPTLNIAAGDALEAAFPGLDLLIFESGGDNLASTFSLDLVDWWIFVIDVAGGDDIPRKRGPGVLRCDLLVVNKTDLAPHVGIDLPAMLSEATAVRGGKAMIATNARSGDGIEAVADAICRAVLFAP from the coding sequence ATGCCCGACACTGCGATGATCCTCACCCCCTCCCCGGCCCGCGCCAGCGCCGCGCGGATCGGCATCGGCGGCCCCGTTGGGTCGGGCAAGACGGCGCTGATCGAGCGTCTGATCCCGGTCCTGGCGGGGTGCGGCGTCGATCTCGCCATCGTCACCAACGACCTCGTCACCAAGGAGGACGCGGAGCGCCTGCGCCGGTCCGGGCTGATCGATCCGGCCCGGGTCTCGGCGGTGGAGGCCGGCGCCTGCCCGCACACGGTGATCCGCGAGGACCCGACCCTCAACATCGCGGCCGGCGACGCCCTCGAGGCGGCGTTTCCCGGCCTCGACCTCCTCATCTTCGAATCCGGGGGCGACAACCTCGCCTCCACCTTCTCCCTCGATCTGGTGGATTGGTGGATCTTCGTCATCGACGTGGCAGGGGGCGACGACATCCCGAGGAAGCGCGGCCCCGGCGTGCTGCGCTGCGACCTTCTCGTGGTGAACAAGACAGACCTCGCCCCCCATGTGGGGATCGATCTCCCCGCCATGCTCAGCGAGGCCACCGCCGTGCGCGGCGGCAAGGCGATGATCGCCACCAATGCTCGCTCGGGCGACGGGATCGAGGCCGTGGCGGATGCGATCTGCCGCGCGGTGCTCTTCGCGCCTTGA
- the ureC gene encoding Urease subunit alpha, producing the protein MVTIPRRDYAALYGPTTGDGVRLADTSLVAVVEKDYAVYGDECLHGGGKTLRDGIGMAPGVTSAEGALDFLLCNVLVIDPVLGIVKGDLGIRHGKIVGIGKAGNPAIMDGVDPRLIVSAGTTVRDCEGLIATPGAIDVHVHFDSAALPDHAIASGITTLLGGSLGPITVGIDSGGPFNTGKMLQAAEHWPVNFGFLGRGNTHKPAALKEQLETGVLGLKIHEDWGAMPSAIDACLGFADEHDFQVQLHTDTLNESGFVEDTLAAIGGRVIHMYHTEGAGGGHAPDIIRVAGLPHCLPSSTNPTNPYTVNTFDEHLDMTMVCHHLNPALPEDVAFAESRIRAQTIAAEDVLHDIGAISMLGSDSQGMGRIHEVICRTWQLASKMKDQRGSLPQDRAGFGDNARIKRYIAKYTINAARTFGIAEHIGSLEEGKMADIVLWRPAFFGIKPELVIKGGFIAWGAMGDSAASLMTCEPMLLRPQWGAFGLAKQGLSACFVHPLAIERGLRDELGLRKALLPAHGTRTLNKADMLWNDACPDIRVDPQTFDVFVDGAIATCEPAKVLPLAQRYMLR; encoded by the coding sequence AAGGACTACGCCGTCTACGGCGACGAATGCCTGCATGGCGGCGGCAAGACCCTGCGCGACGGGATCGGCATGGCGCCCGGCGTCACCTCGGCCGAGGGCGCCCTCGATTTCCTGCTCTGCAACGTCCTCGTCATCGATCCGGTTCTCGGCATCGTGAAGGGCGATCTCGGCATCCGCCACGGCAAGATCGTCGGCATCGGCAAGGCCGGCAACCCGGCGATCATGGACGGGGTCGATCCACGGCTCATCGTCTCCGCCGGCACCACGGTGCGCGATTGCGAGGGGCTGATCGCGACCCCTGGCGCCATCGACGTCCACGTGCATTTCGATTCCGCTGCCCTGCCCGATCACGCCATCGCGTCGGGCATCACCACGCTGCTCGGCGGGTCGCTCGGGCCGATCACCGTGGGCATCGATTCCGGAGGCCCGTTCAACACGGGCAAGATGCTCCAGGCGGCCGAGCACTGGCCGGTGAATTTCGGGTTCCTCGGCCGTGGCAACACCCACAAGCCGGCAGCCCTGAAGGAACAGCTCGAAACCGGTGTTCTGGGCCTGAAGATCCACGAGGATTGGGGGGCGATGCCTTCGGCCATCGATGCCTGCCTGGGATTCGCCGACGAGCACGACTTCCAGGTCCAGCTCCACACCGACACGCTCAACGAATCCGGCTTCGTCGAGGACACGCTCGCCGCCATCGGCGGCCGGGTGATCCACATGTATCACACGGAAGGGGCCGGCGGCGGGCATGCGCCGGACATCATCCGCGTCGCCGGCCTGCCCCATTGTCTGCCCTCGTCGACGAACCCGACCAACCCCTACACGGTGAACACGTTCGACGAGCACCTCGACATGACGATGGTGTGCCACCACCTCAACCCGGCTTTGCCGGAGGACGTGGCCTTCGCCGAGAGCCGCATCCGCGCCCAGACCATCGCCGCCGAGGACGTGCTGCACGATATCGGCGCGATCTCGATGCTCGGCTCCGACAGCCAGGGCATGGGCCGCATCCACGAGGTGATCTGCCGGACCTGGCAGCTCGCCTCCAAGATGAAGGACCAGCGCGGCAGCTTGCCCCAGGACCGGGCCGGCTTCGGCGACAATGCCCGGATCAAGCGCTACATCGCCAAATACACCATCAACGCGGCGCGCACCTTCGGCATCGCCGAGCACATCGGCTCCCTCGAAGAGGGCAAGATGGCCGATATCGTGCTGTGGCGCCCCGCCTTCTTCGGCATCAAGCCCGAACTCGTCATCAAGGGCGGCTTCATCGCCTGGGGCGCCATGGGCGATTCCGCCGCCTCGCTGATGACCTGCGAACCGATGCTGCTGCGCCCGCAATGGGGCGCGTTCGGCTTGGCCAAGCAGGGGCTCTCGGCCTGTTTCGTCCATCCGCTGGCGATCGAGCGGGGCCTGCGCGACGAACTTGGCCTGCGCAAGGCGCTGCTGCCCGCCCACGGCACCCGGACGCTCAACAAGGCCGACATGCTCTGGAACGATGCCTGCCCCGATATCCGCGTCGATCCCCAGACCTTCGACGTCTTCGTCGATGGGGCCATCGCGACCTGCGAACCGGCCAAGGTCCTTCCCCTCGCCCAACGCTACATGCTGCGCTAA